The Actinobacillus succinogenes 130Z region CTAAGGCTTTGGTAAACAATGAATCGTATAGATGGTCGGTCGTAATATCGGCGCGAAAAGTACGTAAAACTTCACTGAATAAATGGAACCAGGCGTTCAGATCCGAACTGCAATTCTGAGAATGCGCCATCGCCACCGGTTCGCCGTCAGGCGTGGTGACCATATCCAGGTCACGATAAACTTTTGACAACGGTTTTTCTAACACTACCATGGCGAAAGCCGACGTACCGGCGGAAACATTACCGGTTTTCACCTTAATACTGTTAGTCGCCATCATACCGGTTCCGGCATCGCCTTCCGGCGGACAAAGCGGACATCCCGCCTGCAGATAACCGGCCGGATCCAGTAATTTTGCGCCTTTTTCGCTTAATACCCCGGCAGGCTCACCCGCTACTAGCACTTTCGGCAGAATTTGATTCAGCGTCCAGTTAAAATTCCGATCAGCAACCAGTTCGTTGAAAATATTCACCATATTTTCATCGTAGTTTTTAATACCCGAATCAATCGGGAACATACCGGAAGCATCGCCGACCCCCAACACTTTTTCGCCGGTTAACTGCCAGTGAACATAGCCCGCCAATGTAGTGATATAGGCGATATTTTTAACATGTTCTTCCTGATTCAGCACGGCTTGATAAAGGTGAGCGACACTCCATCGTTGAGGAATGTTGTATTGCAACCGTTCGGTGAGTTCATCCGCAGCCACCGCCGTGGTGTTGTTACGCCAAGTGCGGAATTCCGCAAGCTGGTTATCCTGCGCGTCAAAAGGCAAATAACCGTGCATCATAGCGCTGATCCCTATGGCGGCAAGGCGGGTGAGCCGAATACCATACTTGCTTTTAACGGCGTTACTCATATCCTGATAACTTTGTGCTATCCCCGCCCAGACTTCATCCAGCGGATACGTCCAAATACCGTCGGTGAAATGGTTTTCCCATTCAAAACTACCCTTGGCGAGAATATTCCCTTGTTCGTCGATTAATACGGATTTAATTCGGGTAGAACCCAGTTCAATCCCCAAATAAGCCTGGCCGTTTTGAACGGTTACTTTTGCATCAGCATTCATAAATGCCTCCTATACAAGTACAAAGCGCTTTTGGCTGTCTAGAAGAACTATCCGGTAGAACCGGATAGTCCGAAAATTGATTAGAAGCAGGTGAATGCCCCGTCTACGATAAAATCGGAACCGGTTGTAAAACTGCTGGTATCGCCGGCAAGATAGACACAGATCGCCTGTAACTCTTCCGGTTTGCCTAAGCGGTGTAACGGCGCCATATCGTTCCAGGTTTTGATTAACGGTTGTAATTCTTTGGAATTGAGAGTCAGTTCCGTACCGATATAACCCGGGCTTAAACTGTTAACGCGAATATTGTGCTGCGCCCATTCGATAGCCAGCGATTTGGTTAGCTGGATGACGCCCGCTTTAGACGCGTTATAGGCACATTGCGGTTGCGGTACGTTCACGATATGTGCGGACATAGACGCGGTATTAATAATGGAACCGCCGCTTCCCTGTTCAATCATCAATTTACCTGCGGCCTGAGCGGTCAGAAATACGCCGTTTAAATTCACATTGATCACTTTCAACCATTGTTCATAACTCATTTCCGCCGCAGGCACGTTCAAACAAATACCCGCATTACAGAATGCAATATCTAATTTGCCGAATTCTTTCTTAACGGTATCGATTAATTGATTGACGCTTTCGGGCTGAGTAACGTCCGTTTTTACCGCGATGGCTTTTACACCTGTCGCTTGTGCAATTTCCGCCGCCGTTTTTTCCGCTTCGGCAATATCGAAATCTGCGATAGCAATATTGGCTCCCGCCTCGGCAAATGCCGTCGCAACACTTTTACCGATACCTCGCGCCCCGCCGGTAACAAATGCCGTTTTGCCGTTTAATTTCATTTTTTCCAAGATACCCATAATCATTTTCTCCATTTAATAAAATCAACTTTAATAAAGATATTTTATTAAAGTGATTTTAGATTATTCTCTGTGCAACAAATAAGCAAGTAAATCGACGGAGAAGAGCAAAGTTTTTATCAAAAATGTGATAGAATTCACAAAATTAAAAAGTTTTTGAAGGTATGAGGGATAAAATGAGTCGAGTTACTGCGCAGGATGTGAAACAAAGCAATTACCTCAACATATACCGTTTGTTTTTTCACCACGAATTACTGTCGAAACCCCAAATTGCCCGTTTATTGAAACTCAGCCTACCCACTGTCGTTAATAATGTATCCGCTTTAGAAGCGGAAGGAAAAATTCAAGAAAACGGCATGTGTGCACCACAAGGCGGCAGACCGGCCACCGCTTATCGGTTGGTGGACGATGCCGCCGTTTCCATCGGAGTGGAAATCCAGTCCAAAAGTATCAAATGCGCCGTCATTAATCTGAAAGGCGATATTTCTACAGTGAATTATTTCATGGTGAATTTTGAGAACAGCTTGAACTATATTCAAAGTCTCTGTCACACTATAAACGGATTTATTGCGGATCAGGGCTATAACGACAGTCGGATTTTAGGGGTGGGGATTTCCTTTCAGGGGATAGCCAATAAAGACGGGCAAACTATTTTATACGGCAAAATCTTACCTTATGATCATCTCAGCGTCGCGACACTGCAACCGTATTTCGCTTATCCCGTAATCCTGCTGCACGATGTCAAATGCGCCGCCAATGCCGAATTATGGCATGCGAAACAACACATTCATAACGCCGTTTATATTTCCGTCAGCGAACATCTCGGCGGCGCATTAATTCTCAATAATCAGATTGATCAAGGCAAACAGGGCTATTCCGGCGCGCTGGAACATTTCCGCATAAACGACAACGGTAATCCTTGTTATTGCGGTCAAATCGGCTGTTTAGAAACTTATTGTTCTTTAACCGCACTTTTACAATCCGGCGAATCCCTGGAACACTTTTTTCTGAAACTGCGTACCGACGATCAACCGACCTATGCCCGTTGGCTCCGATTCTTAACCTACTTCGCCAAGGCATTGAATTACGTATATCTTTTGTTGGAACGGGACATTATTTTAGGCGGAGAAATCGCCCCTTATTTACGCGATGAAGACCTGTCGCTCTTAAGCCGGCTGGTAGAAAATCATGCCCCGTTTCCGCTGAGCGGACAATTCATCCGCATCGCCGCTTTACAGCAAAACGCAGCGTTAATCGGCGCCGGGTTGCCGTTTATCCGAAAATATATCCCGTAAACGTAACGACTTTCTAAAACCGGCATTCCCTCAAACGCTATTTTGTTATTCGCTATCCTTCGGAAAGAACGTTCCGCCAGGGGCGTTGACCTAACCGAGACTCAAAAAACTTTGCGTTTTCCGACCGCACTTTGCCGGCATTAATCCGTGCTATTTTTCCTCTTTTCTGCTATAATTTCGCCAATTTTTTGCAACAAATAAGAGATATTTTTATGTCAGAGAATACAGCCGAAAATTACGGTGCGGGCAGCATCAAAGTATTGAAAGGCTTAGATGCGGTACGTAAACGCCCCGGAATGTATATCGGAGATACGGATGATGGCACGGGCTTGCATCACATGGTTTTTG contains the following coding sequences:
- a CDS encoding xylulokinase, producing MNADAKVTVQNGQAYLGIELGSTRIKSVLIDEQGNILAKGSFEWENHFTDGIWTYPLDEVWAGIAQSYQDMSNAVKSKYGIRLTRLAAIGISAMMHGYLPFDAQDNQLAEFRTWRNNTTAVAADELTERLQYNIPQRWSVAHLYQAVLNQEEHVKNIAYITTLAGYVHWQLTGEKVLGVGDASGMFPIDSGIKNYDENMVNIFNELVADRNFNWTLNQILPKVLVAGEPAGVLSEKGAKLLDPAGYLQAGCPLCPPEGDAGTGMMATNSIKVKTGNVSAGTSAFAMVVLEKPLSKVYRDLDMVTTPDGEPVAMAHSQNCSSDLNAWFHLFSEVLRTFRADITTDHLYDSLFTKALEASPDGGGLLSYCFYSGEHGVDLLTGCPLFLHSAKSEFNLANFILVQLYTAFGAMKLGMDTLTKQEKVKVEKIFAHGGLFKSKGVAQHVLASALDVPVAVLDTAGEGGAWGIALLAAYTRQADRPLADFLEQTVFAGAVDNVLAPDPVWVGGYEKFIQRYKDGLSVEREAAKFANPV
- a CDS encoding SDR family oxidoreductase; this translates as MIMGILEKMKLNGKTAFVTGGARGIGKSVATAFAEAGANIAIADFDIAEAEKTAAEIAQATGVKAIAVKTDVTQPESVNQLIDTVKKEFGKLDIAFCNAGICLNVPAAEMSYEQWLKVINVNLNGVFLTAQAAGKLMIEQGSGGSIINTASMSAHIVNVPQPQCAYNASKAGVIQLTKSLAIEWAQHNIRVNSLSPGYIGTELTLNSKELQPLIKTWNDMAPLHRLGKPEELQAICVYLAGDTSSFTTGSDFIVDGAFTCF
- a CDS encoding ROK family protein, which encodes MSRVTAQDVKQSNYLNIYRLFFHHELLSKPQIARLLKLSLPTVVNNVSALEAEGKIQENGMCAPQGGRPATAYRLVDDAAVSIGVEIQSKSIKCAVINLKGDISTVNYFMVNFENSLNYIQSLCHTINGFIADQGYNDSRILGVGISFQGIANKDGQTILYGKILPYDHLSVATLQPYFAYPVILLHDVKCAANAELWHAKQHIHNAVYISVSEHLGGALILNNQIDQGKQGYSGALEHFRINDNGNPCYCGQIGCLETYCSLTALLQSGESLEHFFLKLRTDDQPTYARWLRFLTYFAKALNYVYLLLERDIILGGEIAPYLRDEDLSLLSRLVENHAPFPLSGQFIRIAALQQNAALIGAGLPFIRKYIP